From one Magnolia sinica isolate HGM2019 chromosome 18, MsV1, whole genome shotgun sequence genomic stretch:
- the LOC131233936 gene encoding plant UBX domain-containing protein 10 produces MVDFSGGSDDKLSYFQAITGLEDPVLCQEILAAHNWDLELAISAFTTSNPSSDPPTASATTTVRSDSWEGIQRPDSPADVPAPPPGLAWKLITLPISVVSGGLGLVSGAIGLGMWVAGGVLSHSLGMIGWGPRGADAASSSSTPLVSLSAAAAEALDFISAFERDYGSTRPNFVAEGFMDALQRARREFRMLFVYLHSPDHPDTPAFCQGSLCSELVSAFVNENFVVWGGSIRASEGFKMSNSLKASRYPFCAVVMQATNQRIALLQQVEGPKSPEQMIEILQKVVEESSPSLVAARLEAEERRSAVRLREEQDAAYRAALEADQARERQRKEEQERLEREAAEAERKRKEEEEARERAVREAAEREAELARRRQEKALSLGDEPEKGPNVTQVLVRFPTGERKERRFHSTAMIQSLYDYVDSLDCLKAEKYNLVSNFPRVIYGPEKRSLSLKEAGLHPQASLFVEVDS; encoded by the exons ATGGTAGATTTCAGCGGCGGCTCCGACGACAAACTATCCTATTTCCAAGCGATCACAGGCTTAGAAGATCCTGTCCTCTGTCAGGAGATCCTGGCCGCTCATAATTGGGATCTCGAACTCGCCATCTCCGCTTTCACCACTTCCAATCCCTCGTCCGACCCCCCTACTGCCAGCGCCACCACAACCGTCCGATCCGATTCCTGGGAAGGCATCCAACGCCCCGATTCTCCCGCCGACGTGCCGGCCCCTCCCCCCGGTCTTGCATGGAAGCTCATTACCCTCCCCATCTCCGTAGTCTCCGGCGGCCTCGGGCTGGTCTCCGGCGCGATCGGCCTCGGCATGTGGGTCGCGGGCGGCGTCCTCTCCCACTCCCTCGGCATGATCGGGTGGGGCCCGCGCGGGGCTGACGCGGCTTCCTCCTCTTCGACTCCGTTGGTTTCTTTATCGGCAGCGGCGGCGGAGGCATTGGATTTCATATCCGCGTTCGAGAGGGACTACGGCTCGACGCGCCCAAACTTTGTTGCGGAAGGGTTCATGGACGCGCTGCAGCGGGCCCGTCGGGAGTTTCGGATGCTTTTCGTGTACCTGCATTCACCGGACCACCCTGACACGCCAGCGTTCTGCCAGGGGAGCCTGTGCTCGGAGCTGGTGTCGGCGTTCGTGAATGAGAACTTCGTGGTGTGGGGCGGGAGCATTCGGGCGAGTGAGGGGTTCAAGATGAGTAACAGCTTGAAGGCCTCCCGTTACCCTTTCTGTGCGGTTGTCATGCAGGCCACCAATCAGAGGATCGCACTGCTCCAGCAG GTTGAGGGACCAAAATCTCCTGAACAAATGATTGAAATCCTTCAAAAAGTTGTTGAAGAGAGTTCTCCTTCTTTAGTTGCAGCTAGGCTTGAAGCAGAAGAAAGAAGGAGTGCTGTTCGTTTAAGGGAGGAACAAGATGCTGCATACCGAGCAGCACTTGAAGCTGATCAG GCTAGGGAACGACAGAGAAAAGAAGAGCAAGAACGATTGGAAAGAGAAGCTGCAGAAGCTGAGAGGAAGCGCAAGGAGGAAGAAGAGGCTCGAGAAAGAGCAGTTCGGGAAGCTGCTGAAAGAGAAGCTGAACTAGCTAGAAGGCGGCAAGAGAAAGCTCTGTCACTGGGAGATGAACCTGAAAAAGGGCCTAATGTTACCCAA GTTCTTGTGCGGTTTCCAACAGGAGAACGGAAGGAGAGGCGGTTTCATAGTACAGCTATGATCCAATCTCTCTACGACTATGTCGATTCTCTGGATTGCTTGAAGGCTGAGAAATATAACCTGGTTTCAAACTTCCCTAGGGTCATCTACGGCCCAGAAAAGCGCTCCTTGTCTCTGAAGGAAGCCGGGTTGCATCCACAGGCGAGCCTGTTTGTCGAGGTGGACTCATAA